The nucleotide sequence GGTACTCCACATGCATGCtacaaatcacaaggaaaatacTGCCAAGTGTGGTAATGAACGATAATCTACCATCacggtaaaataaaaaatttttacatgTATCTCCTACTACTTAAGAATCAGCAACAGACACTTAGACAAGCTTATTTACAAACAGCACAAGAGAactctaattttcttttgctttgtttacCTCTGAATAAAGAGGTGGAGGCTGAAACCGGAACTCCTGCATGCAGGAGGCAAACATGGGACAGCATGCTTCTTCCCCACAGTTAGGAGGCTGAGGGTAAGGAGGGACGTGTCTAGAGAATTCTTCCTCTGACACCACGTCTGCGTAATTTGGTGGTGCTGAAACAAAAATGGAGTTGAGAAGGAAATCCGTGTAAAAACTAGTTACATTAATCTCTTCTGAACTCttacaaaaacaataaatttagCTAAATTTGAAGATAAAACAATGCTACTTTTCCCTCTAATCAGCAAGTTTTTGTGCTCAttacaatagaaaaatatttactagATTCTGCTTTTATTAAACTACAACTAACATTGATAACATTTTACTCTTGAGATGTGTGTTATAGTCTAGGTAAAAAAAATATCATTGACACATGCTACAGAAAATACCTAAcactctattcatttttttttttttttcccgtgaGGAAGATTTCATTGTTTTACTATTATAACTCAGAATCAGGAGATGTAGATTTTATTCCTGGATCTGCCACTGGCAGCTTTGTGTCCTGGATAAGCTAAACTCTCTCAGTCCCTTTCAAGAAtaatgttttatgattttaaaaaataagaagagtAAGAATAGTTGTAGTGGCAGTAGTAGTTATCATTTAGCACTTATTATCTTACACGTCCAATTCTTAGGTATTGTACGTGTAAAACTTCATTCTGAAAGAACCTCAAAACATTTTACCTTCAGGCTGTTCTGGCAGAGTCAGTGTCAACCAGCTCATATCCATACTGAACTGGCTGGCAACGCTGGAGTTTCTGCTGCCAAAACCGTTATATGGAATTGTACCAATCACTAAGGGCAACTCGAGCATCAATTTTTTAGCACCAGGAATGTGAATATACACCTAACatgcaagaaaaagagagagagaggcaaagatATAAGTTAAACCTCATTGTAGACATCCCGATTTACTTTTTCATAGAAACAAATGCCTTTGTTGCCTGCCACCACCTCCAACATAATTTTAAACTGGCCTGACCAAAAGAAcgaaaaacaaaccaaatgaaGATCACACAAAATATAGTGAATGCTCTGTGATGGGGAATTGTGGCCTTAACATACTTCATTGTAAGTGAGCAAGGCTTACCTAATATCTATAGAAAATTAAGTATGTCTTCAATATAGCAAGCACCCCTTAAGGAACCTTAATTCTTTCatgttatttaattaaattctttAGGAGGACAGTTTTTGATTAAAAACAAAGGCCAATCTTCATATATTCCACAATCTGTTCTACTGCTGatataaaatgacatttttctaGGTAGAAAATGTACATATTCACAGTCACATGGCACCAGTTATTGCTCCATTCtacatatttttaactttttaaaaagaactctGCTTACAGCTAAGGAATAGTCCACTCTGATAATGCAGCAATCCAGGATGGAGGGAGTAACAGGTGGAATTTTTAGAGTCTTCCCATTCCATATGTCGGTGCTCCCAGAAGCAATGTGGTTGCCTCGCACATTGGCAACCATGTGCCGGATGGTCTTTATTTTCCCACTAGCCAAATACGTCTGGGTTTGGAAAATGGCAGCTTTAGGAACAATTAAACGAGAGGAACAAttctctatttctgcatagattggaATAGCTTctcctaaaaagaaaacaaaacaccttCAGAGACTTATCAGCAAGTTCTCAACACACTGAAATAGAGCCGTTACAACTAAAGCTGAAATGTTGCAACATAACTTTAACAAATTGAGAACCCTGATAGAAAACTTATATTGTGAatctgagagaaataaaaattcactgCAGGTTGTGGTAGATATTGTTTTCTAAGTATTGCATTATTCACTTTTCTAATACAGCAATATTAAGTTACCGCTTCTAAAGATATGTAAATGACCAGTATCTACAAAAATTAAGACATACAACAAAGGATTGAGTAATATGTTAAGTACAAAAGATCACTAACAAACTCATTAGTGCCTATAAATTAAAATCTGCTCAACAGGAGAACAAAGCCTTTACTTTTAAGGAACTGATGTTAAGGcacaaataaaacaatgaatggAGTAGTTAAGTTTTATATCTGCATTATACATCCACCATCATACCATTCCATACCACATTCACTTCCAACAAGCCAGAAGCCTGGGGTGGGGCTCAATCCTCTGTACAGAATTGGGCCCTTCACAAACGGTCGTTCAGATATCAATCTGACTGTGGAGACTCTTAATGTTCTATATTCTAGCCCACGTATTTGTATTCCTAGCATGGAATCAGAATGCCTAACAGTAACTACAAGAGCTCTCTTCTGAGCAACACTGGTCTGGACATTCTTTtgcaacattaaaataaaattctggcATTTTCCCACTCTTCTAGTTTTAGTCTTTATTACTAAAGTAACAGGAGTGAAGTCAGAAATACCAGGAGTTTTATTAGAATCTACTCatccatttaaaaacatttaaatatcaattatttacattaaagagaaaaaattttattattcatgttttaaaatagtaTATACTTCTTAAATTACAAAACACACTAtttaaaatcacttaaaattaGCTAATAGAAATGAGTGAATCTTCCATTTGGACTTGCAAACATTTTGCTTACCATTACAGTATCCCTTCCTTTCAATTTTGGCACTCAGTGAGACTGGACCAGAAGTGAAAATCCAACAGCCAACCATTTTCTCTTGAGTTTTCAATACAGGGGTCTTGAAAATTTCAAATAGTAAAACGACTTTAATTAAATCAGTCTAAAAAATTTTCAGAACTTAAAATTATGTCATTTTTCATTAAACAGTTGTAAAGAAATATCTTCCAAAAAACAAATCAACCTTTCTTATCCTCATGTGACATAGACAAAATACTTACCAAAACACAAGCATTAAAAATCATTCCCTTTGTAGGAAAACTAAGGTGAACTTTCAGATTCAAATTAGGTTAACACCATCCTATTTTACCCTATAGTCATTATATTTCTAGGAAACGATATAGCATCCCTTAAAAAAGCAATCAAAAACTGTTAACatgataaaactttttttttttttaggactttATGTGTAGATCAAGTACAAGGAGAAATGGTATAAAAGTCAATAATCAGAATGTTCTATTTGTTTTGGCATTTAAAATGTGGAACAAGCAAACAGCCTTTTTTccttaactcaaaatgtattattaGGCAGAAATTTCAGGAGTCCTTAACTTACGATGATTTCTAGTTGTGTAATGGCAGCACAACAACACACCCAGTGTAACGGATCTGAAAGGTTATTGAACACACCACTCCATTTTCTGTTCTACAGTATCAAGACAAATGATCAAGATTTAAAATGCTCAGTTTATGAGATGTACAAACCAAAAGCTTATTGTAAAACtcaaagttctaaattttttttttaattatggaaaGAATAGTAAAGAATAAATAGTATCTCTTTctggtaaaaaataaaatctcttaaaTCATTTGCCACCATGtccataaataatttataaatagttAACTTCCCAGTTctaagtagttttttaaaaatacaagacaCTTAGCATTATCAATTTTCAAAAAAGGTTTTAAGTGGATGATAAGTCGTAATTATAAGCCAGGTCAGCTGGGTGCTGGCTCTTTTATGATTTTGGCCATAACAGACCGTGCAACTAGGgtttatttgttatattttcacAGTCTAAAGGGGAACATTAGAGTAAATGCTATTTCATTTTCATGTGAAAAGAGAGTTAAACAACTTTTAGctcctgtttttttccttatttttagaaACAGTGGCTAGAAGAAGAAACCTCCAATACTAAAAATACATCTTTGTAACATAGTATCATGGTGGAAAGTTTAAATTATCCCCGTATTTTCTATGAAGTAAAAAAATCATTCATATTTAAATGAAGAACCATTAGGTCCTAGTAGCTATCATGAAAGCATAaggtataattttatattattttgctaATATGGGTTTAGATAAAAGAATCTAGCTCATTagctcccatcttgcctattctGTTGTTACTTATAGCCTAATCCTTCTTATCAGTCTACAGTTTTTCTGGTGATTATTAGAAGTTCAATGCTTTAATGTGGCCAAATCTGTCATAAGGAGATGATAAGTGAAAGGCTCTCTGTAGCAGCTGCATGCACTTACTTAATGTTAGAAAATGACATGCAGAATGGAAGGATACATAGCATAATGGCCTGGGCCTCAATAACAGGCTGAGCATGATTAATACTCTTCCATAATTACTGTTCCTCAACCTGCTATTATTGCAGAGTTTAGAATACCAAGCCCCTTGAATGTGGCCGCTCTGGTAAAAGTAACCACTCTCTGTgtgtgcattattattattaaggctTATTAATGCATTTCAAGCCCGTATAACTTTTTGGCAAAAGAAGCCCTGAACAACAGGGACATAATCAATAGTATTAACACACTCAATTTGTAATTTGCCCAACCTAGAGTCACATATTTATAGTGAATGCCTATGGGTTACAAGAGTATATCAGAAAGTGACAGGACAGACTACCACTAAAACTGGCTAAATGTAGATACCACTGATGAAGGGAATGAGGAAGTGAGGAAGAAAGAACTTACTAATAATGCTGGTGTGTTGACATCGATGTGACTTACAACCTGGAGTTCCCGCTTCACACTCTGATCA is from Diceros bicornis minor isolate mBicDic1 chromosome 5, mDicBic1.mat.cur, whole genome shotgun sequence and encodes:
- the ARRDC4 gene encoding arrestin domain-containing protein 4, whose product is MGGEAGSAAAVGSEGRVKSLGLVFEDERKVCYSSGETVAGHVLLEAAEPVALSALRLEAHGRATAAWGPSAGTAASAALSEVEYLNVRLSLREPPAGESILLLQPGKHEFPFSFQLPSEPLVTSFTGKYGSIQYCVRAVLERPKVPDQSVKRELQVVSHIDVNTPALLTPVLKTQEKMVGCWIFTSGPVSLSAKIERKGYCNGEAIPIYAEIENCSSRLIVPKAAIFQTQTYLASGKIKTIRHMVANVRGNHIASGSTDIWNGKTLKIPPVTPSILDCCIIRVDYSLAVYIHIPGAKKLMLELPLVIGTIPYNGFGSRNSSVASQFSMDMSWLTLTLPEQPEAPPNYADVVSEEEFSRHVPPYPQPPNCGEEACCPMFASCMQEFRFQPPPLYSEVDPHPSDVEETQPVSFIL